Within Sporosarcina sp. PTS2304, the genomic segment TCTGTATTGACTTCATCAGAGTGATCGCTGATAAAATGCTGGATCGCGGGATCTTCAACTATTTCTTTTCGTAGTTCCTCATACTTTTTTGCTAACGAAGGAGCATTAACTACTCGTTTCATCGCATCACCAAGTCGTTCCATCTTATTTCACCTCATTTTCGCGAATTCCTAATTCTTTCAATAATTTTTGACGTTCTTCTTCGATATTGAAATCATTAGAAGTCTCTTGTTTCACCTTTTTTTCTTTACGTTTATCAAACCATTCAGGTACTTTCTCTTCTCGCGTTGACTTGCGTTTTTTGGGTGCAGATTGTTTACCTTCTTTCAACCACTTCATATACTGATCATGTTCATCACGAGATAATTTTAAAGCAGTTTTTGCATCCGCTACTTTTTTGTTGGCCCAGTGTGACGCTATTCGTTCCGCGAAACTATTCGTGATTTTTCCATCGTTACGTAACATAACGTATTGCAAAAGCACATTGACCACACCGACAGGGAATTCATGAAGCGTTATGAGACGTTCAGCAAGTTGAATATCTACCGCAAACGGTTCTTTACCACTAACTTTCCGCAACATATCTTTCGGTGCCGTATTCTCTAAGTAATAAATCAATTCTTCATCCCGGCTCATATGTTCTTTTGGTGCTTCTTGCTCAACAGATATGTTGAAAACCGGTTGTAATTTGGGTGGTTGCGGCGAACGATTCATCTTATAAAATTCTAATGCCGCTTTACGTACACTTTCTTCAGTTACTTGAAGATTTTCATCTATCGCGATCATCATCACTTTCTGCATATCAAGAGGAGATAGCGTATACAGAAATGCAAGTTGAGCAATCATTTCCTGGGAAATCTTACGAACAGAAGATTTAGGAATCATCTGTTCAGATAGTCCGCTATAAAATAAATCAAAATTAAATTCATTTAAATCGAATGAGACGCCTGGTGCTTTCGCTTTGCCTCGATATTCTTTACCAGACGTAAGTTCCATCGCCTGATCTCCCCTTGCTGGTTGAAACACGTCCAAAAAGGTGCGAGAAACGTCTTGGTACTCTTCTTTTCGAAGTTCTTCGACTAAAAAACGATTGCGCAGTTGGCGATATGGTTGTTCGCCTATTTTACTAAATAAAAACGTAGACAGTAATGGGTCATTAAAAAAAGAAGGCGCATCTAAAGGAGGAAGCAGTTCATAGACAAATACTCGCTTCTCTCCCGTTTCTTTCTTTTTGTATGTGCGTAATAAACCAATTGCCTCCAGTGTTATTCTCGCTTGAAAAATCGGTTGCAGAGCGAATGATAAAATATTCATTAGGTAATAATGAGAATGCTCTTGTGGTTCCGTATTTTCAGCGTCCGTCCAAAGTGTCAAAAATAAACTGACAGCTTCTGAACCGATTAACGGCTGATAAAATAATGTAATCATTTGCCGATCGTACGATGAAAAAGGATGCGTTAACCTCACTTGAAAGGAATCGACCGGCTGGAGTTCTGTATATAGCATGATTAACGTCTTCCCTTCTGGCAAAACGCCTTACTCTTGTTGATCTTTTCTATTTTGTAATTGTTGGAGTTCATCAATAAACACGGTGATATCTTTATAATGACGATAGACGGACGCGAAACGGACGTATGCTACTTCATCCACGTCGACCAGTCTTTCCATTACCATTTCACCTACTTGATTAGAATCGATTTCGACAACCCCAGAACTTCTCAATTCTTTTTCAATGGAAACAACGATATCTTTTAATTTTTCGATAGGCACTGCCCGCTTTTCGCAAGCGCGAATTAAGCCACGAAGTAACTTTTCACTGCTAAACTCTTCGCGTGTCGTATCTTTCTTAACGACGATCAACGGAGAATGTTCGACTTTTTCAAACGTTGTGAAGCGATAGCTACATTTTTCACATTCGCGTCTTCTTCGGATTGAACGGTTTTCTTCCGCTGGACGCGAATCAATTACACGTGTTCCGTTGTAGTGACAAGCTGGACATAACATAGTTGGTTCCTCCACATTTCATTGGTACCTTTCATTATAACAGAAACTAACTATACAACAACATTACGACAATCAAAAAACACTTCACTAATTAAAGTGAAGTGTTTTGCCAACTTATGATGTTACTTTATTCTTTAATGCTGCCGCTACTTTTTTAGCTAATTCCACAACACGAGCTGAATAACCCCATTCGTTATCATACCAAGCAAGTACTTTAACTTTACGATTACCCATTACAATTGTAGAAAGCCCGTCTACAGTCGCAGATTCTGTTGTAGTATTGAAATCAATTGAAACAAGTGGCTCTGTCGTAAAACGAACAATCCCTTTTAAAGAACCGTTTGCTGCATTTTTAAACGCATTATTTACTTCTTCTACAGTAACATCTCTTTCTACGTCCACTACTAAATCAACTAAAGAAACGTTTGGTGTTGGAATACGTAACGCTAAACCATGAATCTTGCCTTCAAGTTCAGGAAGGACTAGTGATAAAGCTTTTGCAGCACCTGTTGATGTTGGAATAATCGATTCACCGCAAGAACGTGCACGACGCAAATCTTTGTGTGGATTGTCCAAATTTTTCTGATCATTTGTGTATGCATGAACAGTTGTCATCAAGCCGTTTACAATACCGAACTCATCATTCAATACTTTTGCCACTGGTGCTAAGCAGTTTGTCGTACAGCTAGCATTTGAAATGACACTATGTTTATCAATGTCTAATTTATCGTCATTGACACCTAACACGACTGTAACATCTTCATTTTTACCCGGAGCTGTCAAGATCACTTTCTTTGCTCCTGATTCTAAGTGAAGTGCTGCTTTTTCACGTGAATTGAATACGCCTGTGGATTCAATCACAATATCTACGCCAAGTTCTTTCCATGGCAACTTAGAGGGATCACGTTGTGTAATTAGTTGAACACGTTTACCGTCTACAATAATCGCATCTTCTTCTGTTTGGATGTCACCATCGAATACACCATGTGTTGAATCGTATTTTAGTAGATGCGCAATTGTTTCAGCTGGATATGTCGCGTTCACCGCAACTAAATTAACATCGTCTTCTTTAATAATCTGGCGGAATACCATCCGTCCAATACGGCCAAGTCCGTTAATCGCAATTGTAGTAGTCATGAAAGGGATCCTCCTGCATGTATGTTATACTTATTATGTTTAATCGTTCATTAGTATAACACATTTTACGATTAAGCCAACACTATTAGATAATTATTTTGTATTTAAATGATTCTGACGACATAACTTTGCTATAACTGTCGATATCTATCGGATAAAATGAAGATTAACGAGGAACTGCTTGCCACTTTTCAAGTATAGTTACTAACTGTCTTTCTGTTTCTTTTATCGTTCCATTATTGTGAATCACAGCGTCAGCGCCATGTTCTTTTATGCTTAAATCCAATTGAGAAGCAATTCTCGCCTCTGCTTCTTGATCGGTCAATTGATTTCGCGCAATCAATCGCCGCTTTTGAACTTCTTGCGTAACCGAAACAACCAGAATCTTTTCAACGTAATCCTGCAATTTACTTTCGAAAAGTAAAGGGATGTCCATAATGATTGTTTCATATCCTTGTTTTATATATTGCTCCTTACGATGAACCATCTGATTTCTTATAGCTGGATGCATCAGCTCATTGAGTTGCTTACGCTTTTGTTCATCGTTAAAAATAATAATTCCTAAATTTTCTCGATGTAGTGTGCCGTCTTCTCTGATTACAGAAGAACCGAATATCTTTTCAATCTCATCAAGTAATGGGTTGCCCGGTTCGACTACTTGGCGTGCAATGATATCTGCATCTACAATCGGATATCCTTTCTCACGTAACATATGGGCTACTGTGCTTTTCCCACTGGCAATACTACCAGTTAATCCAATAATCATTTTCTCCACCTCTTATTTTTGGCAGGCAGGACAATAGACAGATGTTCTACCGGCTATTTGTTTGCTTTTCGTTGGTTTATTACAAGATGTACATAGTTTTTTACCATACATATGCAAATGATGTTGCATCGTGCCTGCATTTCCGTTAACAGAACGGTAATCTGAAATTGTACTTCCGCCTGCGTCAATACTTTCCTGCAATACTCGCACTATCTCTTGGAAAAGCAGGATTTTTCGCTTTCTACTAATTCTGTAGGCAGCACGTGCGGGAAGAATCTTCATATGGAATAATGCTTCTGTTGCATAGATATTACCGCAACCTGAAATGACTTTGCCATCCATAATAACTTCTTTGATCGCTTTTCTTTTATACTTTTCCGATTCAGCCATTTCAAGAAAGTGAGGCAGCGCTTCTTCCGAGAACGGTTCTGGCGCCATTTCCAGTAAAGGCGGGAAATCTTCTTCTGCTTGTAACAGACGCATTTCACCGAATCTACGAATGTCCGAATAAATGAGTAAGCCCCCGTCCTCCATCTCTAAAAATATATGTGCATGCTTACGAAACTTCTCTTCAGTTATTTCATCCGGCGAATCCACGACAAACCACGCGCCCGTCATCCCTAAATGACTGACGAGCAAATGTGGCTGATCTCCTTTTTGCAAATGGAAATAAATATATTTACTTCTACGTACGATTTTAGAAATAACCATTTTTTCTAATTCTTCAAGAAAAGCATTTACGGTCTTTCCTTTAATAATCGTTTCTTTTCCTGCTAATTTAGAAGTTACAACAGTATCCGATACAGAGAGTCGCTTAATCGTCCGTCCTTCGACCAATGGTGCGAGATCTCGTACCACTCCTTCTACTTCAGGTAATTCAGGCATCTCTCATCACTCACTTTGTTTCGTACCAAGACTTGCCATAATTCCAATCCACTTTCAACGGCACATCTAGTTGAATTGTTTGTTCCATGACTTCCGGCACGATTTCTTTTAACTTTTCCAATTCTTCAATAGGCGCTTCGAAAATCAGTTCATCATGCACTTGCAATAACATACGGGCTTGCAAATT encodes:
- the mutM gene encoding bifunctional DNA-formamidopyrimidine glycosylase/DNA-(apurinic or apyrimidinic site) lyase encodes the protein MPELPEVEGVVRDLAPLVEGRTIKRLSVSDTVVTSKLAGKETIIKGKTVNAFLEELEKMVISKIVRRSKYIYFHLQKGDQPHLLVSHLGMTGAWFVVDSPDEITEEKFRKHAHIFLEMEDGGLLIYSDIRRFGEMRLLQAEEDFPPLLEMAPEPFSEEALPHFLEMAESEKYKRKAIKEVIMDGKVISGCGNIYATEALFHMKILPARAAYRISRKRKILLFQEIVRVLQESIDAGGSTISDYRSVNGNAGTMQHHLHMYGKKLCTSCNKPTKSKQIAGRTSVYCPACQK
- the nrdR gene encoding transcriptional regulator NrdR; its protein translation is MLCPACHYNGTRVIDSRPAEENRSIRRRRECEKCSYRFTTFEKVEHSPLIVVKKDTTREEFSSEKLLRGLIRACEKRAVPIEKLKDIVVSIEKELRSSGVVEIDSNQVGEMVMERLVDVDEVAYVRFASVYRHYKDITVFIDELQQLQNRKDQQE
- a CDS encoding glyceraldehyde-3-phosphate dehydrogenase, which encodes MTTTIAINGLGRIGRMVFRQIIKEDDVNLVAVNATYPAETIAHLLKYDSTHGVFDGDIQTEEDAIIVDGKRVQLITQRDPSKLPWKELGVDIVIESTGVFNSREKAALHLESGAKKVILTAPGKNEDVTVVLGVNDDKLDIDKHSVISNASCTTNCLAPVAKVLNDEFGIVNGLMTTVHAYTNDQKNLDNPHKDLRRARSCGESIIPTSTGAAKALSLVLPELEGKIHGLALRIPTPNVSLVDLVVDVERDVTVEEVNNAFKNAANGSLKGIVRFTTEPLVSIDFNTTTESATVDGLSTIVMGNRKVKVLAWYDNEWGYSARVVELAKKVAAALKNKVTS
- a CDS encoding replication initiation and membrane attachment family protein, with amino-acid sequence MPEGKTLIMLYTELQPVDSFQVRLTHPFSSYDRQMITLFYQPLIGSEAVSLFLTLWTDAENTEPQEHSHYYLMNILSFALQPIFQARITLEAIGLLRTYKKKETGEKRVFVYELLPPLDAPSFFNDPLLSTFLFSKIGEQPYRQLRNRFLVEELRKEEYQDVSRTFLDVFQPARGDQAMELTSGKEYRGKAKAPGVSFDLNEFNFDLFYSGLSEQMIPKSSVRKISQEMIAQLAFLYTLSPLDMQKVMMIAIDENLQVTEESVRKAALEFYKMNRSPQPPKLQPVFNISVEQEAPKEHMSRDEELIYYLENTAPKDMLRKVSGKEPFAVDIQLAERLITLHEFPVGVVNVLLQYVMLRNDGKITNSFAERIASHWANKKVADAKTALKLSRDEHDQYMKWLKEGKQSAPKKRKSTREEKVPEWFDKRKEKKVKQETSNDFNIEEERQKLLKELGIRENEVK
- the coaE gene encoding dephospho-CoA kinase (Dephospho-CoA kinase (CoaE) performs the final step in coenzyme A biosynthesis.), translating into MIIGLTGSIASGKSTVAHMLREKGYPIVDADIIARQVVEPGNPLLDEIEKIFGSSVIREDGTLHRENLGIIIFNDEQKRKQLNELMHPAIRNQMVHRKEQYIKQGYETIIMDIPLLFESKLQDYVEKILVVSVTQEVQKRRLIARNQLTDQEAEARIASQLDLSIKEHGADAVIHNNGTIKETERQLVTILEKWQAVPR